From the genome of Podarcis muralis chromosome 3, rPodMur119.hap1.1, whole genome shotgun sequence:
GAgcgtctgccttgcaagcagaagctcCAAGGTTTGTTCAGTCcccgctggcatctccagggagatctgggagagactccctgcctgaaatcttggagtggttctgctagtcagtgtagactgtattgagcaagatggaccagtagtctgacttggagtaatgcagcttcctatgttgaaaACCACATATTGCCCAGCCGTAGACATCCCTATATAAGGTAAAATGATGGGGAATCGGTGACACTCAGTATTTTACTGGGTGACAACTACCACCATCCCAGATCTTTCTTGATACTGGCTGTGGCTGTTGGTAGTTGGAGTCtgacagccacaggttcccctcccttGGCGAAGGACTTCCAGCACGAAACAATGACAGGCTTACAGGTAGACTAGCTTATGCAGGGGCACTTATATAAGGTAAAGCTGTCAAGAGTGAAAAGGGGATCTGAAAAGCGCCTTGTCACTAAAAATGGAACTTAAGAAGTTAAAGAGGAACAGAGAGAACTATGAGCCGGAAGTTGCAGAGGAGGTTCACTGAAGTGAAAGCCGGAGTGGTATTTAGGTAGAGGGTTAGAGCTGCCTTCAACCTGCTGCACTGTTATTGGGGATCATCCCTGACGGttaggctggctggggctgatgaatcCACCTGGAAGGCtgctgtcagccccagccagcacagccagtggtcaaaaatgatgggatttgtaatccCAACACgttccctatccctgccttattttctccaaatatacaccattgtttgtttcaatacGGCCTGCACTGTAAACTCTGTTATCTGCTTACCTACTGGCTTTTAATCACCAATTAAAATATGTGAGTGGTTACTAATTGGTTTTTTCTGTCTTTAGTGTGCAAGTACGTGGCTTTGGAACTGAAATCCTCCTTCGATGAAACTGGCAAGACCAAGGAGGTGATTGACACGAAGTACGGCTTTTTGGATGGCAAGGGATCCAAAATCAAGTACACAAAATCGTAAGTGAATGAGGCTGTTGAGAGACCCTTGGAGGCAGCCATTCTTCACCTTGTACATTATTGCAATATCTTGGTCAGTAAGTAATTCAGAGAGGGTGTTAACTCTCCTGAATCTTACTTTTGTCTGCTAGgatataaaatgcaaaaaagtCACACCCATAAGCTACTTGCCATTTGTTCCTGCAAGGAAGGAAGGTTTCTTATTCCTTCTGCAGGATTGAGCTCTTTGGTTGTGCAGTATGCAATTTATAGGACTCCCCCAACATGCAGGCAAAAAAAGTGACCTTTCAGTAAAGATTGGACACCCTAAGTCCCATTGATATGGTGAAACTAACATACATAATTGGATGCTTTAGGTCCTATTCTTAGATGTGCCTAGTTCGCATTGTGTTTTATGTTTCTAGTCCTCAATGTTTGAAGAAGGTAGGACAGGTAACTCACAGATTAAATGAGGTGAAGTCCCAAGGGTGTATGCGTATACACTGTCTATTGATTGAGACTGTGGAAAGGCACATTTTCATGGTTTTTCTGGAAAGCTCCATTCCAGATTCAGAAGCTCTTACTAGCGAAGTCCCATAACACATGGAAATTGATCTCAAGCAGTAAATTGTGAGATGATAAAGTGCTGAGGTACATTCTACCAGCTGCTGTTTTATACTTGTGTCATTGGACACTCATACAGAGATCCTGCCACTCACAAATACACTTTTTTTGCCTGCAGGGACATTCGCCTTATTGAAGTGACAGAAAACATCTGCAAGAGGCTTTTGGAATACAACCTGCACAAAGAGAGAACGGGAAGCAACAGATTTGCAAAGGTTTGAAATGTCTCGGTATTTCATCttgtttccagattttttttaagagCTACTTTTCTGCTTTTCGTTTTCTTTGCCTGTCTTGGCTCTTCCAGGATACACCACTGAACTCTCTCACTTCCTTTAGGGTATGTCTGAGACCTTTGAAACACTGCATAACTTGGTACACAAAGGAGTGAAGGTGGTGATGGACATCCCTTATGAGCTGTGGAATGAAACCTCTGCGGAAGTGGCCGATCTAAAGAAGCAGGTACAGCCCTTGGCGTCACACTTTGTGAAGGCCACATGACTGATGGCGGCACAGCAGTTCCAAGTAACTGGAGCTCATGGTTGATCTCCTAGAGCACCTTCACCAATCTGGGCctctctggatgttttggactacaattcccatcagcccaaggcaTCCGGGGAGCCTCAGATGGGTGAAGGCTGCCCTAGGATTCTCCTTTCGAACAGGAGAACTGAAAGCAAGAATTCTGCATCTAATGCTGAAACCACTGGCCTGTCAATCACATTTTTAGGGTGTGTTCCAAAGGTACATTTTCATGGATATTGGTGGGGGTGGAAAACTAGTGCATAACCTagctcaggcacccccaaacttggccctccagctgtttttttgagactacaactcccatcatccctagctaacaggaccagtggttagggatgatgggagttgtagtcccaaaacatctggagggccaagtttgggggtgcctgacctAGCTGAAGCAAGGCAGGTCTGGTGATCCGTGGTTAGATGAGAGACTGCTGGGGGATCCTTTTCATGCCACTTTGAATttatagagttgtagagttggaagggaggctTACCTGGTCTGatccccctgcattgcaggactcTGAGGCCAGGTGAGATCTAAATGTTATGCGGCTTTGTCACAGCCAAGCTAGGGTTCATTTGCAGTGGTGATGAAGCTGTGTGGTTGAAAACACCACAAGTAGATGTTTGAAGGAggatttctatctctctctctctcttagtgtGAGGTAATGGTGGAGGAATTTGAAGATGTGATCGAAGACTGGTACCGGAACCATCAGGAAGAAGACATTTCCCAGTTTCTCTGTGCAAACCACGTCTTGAAAGGAAAAGATACCAGTGAGTTATGTTTCCTGGGAAGTGGCCAGACCCATAGTTGGGGTCCAGGGATATGTGTACAGGCGGCAGCCATTACAGGCACGTTCAACTAACTTGTAGCCGCCAACGTGCAGGTCCTTTGGGACGTGGAAGAGGGTGGAATGGGGGTTGGGCAGACTGGGCTTATGCCAATGTACGTGGGGGCCAGGAACGGAACCCCTGTGCAAAATGGCCACCACAAAACCATCCAAATGGATTTcactcaggaatggggaacctctgccccaggtgttgttggacttcaactcccatcaaccccagccatcatggccagcggtcaggaatgatgggcattgtagtcctcACATTAATTTATCACATTTCTAACTTGCCTGTAGTCCACAGAGCTTGGAGCAGCTTGTTGCTTTCCTTCCCTTGTAtttttttaccctcacaacagcaCGTTGAGAGCCGAGGGGTCGTGACTGACCCAAGGCTAGCTTGTGAGGTGAGTGACTGAAAGCAATGATTTCAGCCCCGGTTTTCTATTCACCCAGTCATACTcaatgtgctgccctccagatgctgttggactccaattcccatcatccaccaccatgctagctagggctgatgggatctggagtcccaACAAAAACAATTGGATGATACCACCAGATGTACTAACTAGTAACCTAAGCCTAATGGAAACTTCATCTAAATAAATTAGGTGGCAACTGGAATTGTGTGCTCAGGGAGGAGTGGAGACATTGCAAAATCCCATAGTCTCCTTTTTCcacccctctcctctctccaggCTGCCTGACAGAGAAGTGGGCTGGCAAGAAAGGGGACGGGGCAAGTTCAAGGCCGAAGAAGTCTAAGAAGAAGGAGGGCAAAGGCAAGAAGGCTTCGAAAAGCAAAAAGAGCAGCAA
Proteins encoded in this window:
- the CNPY3 gene encoding protein canopy homolog 3 → MAPWGPAVALWLALLVGPAPGRGGAIAEDSEWVKLPSKCEVCKYVALELKSSFDETGKTKEVIDTKYGFLDGKGSKIKYTKSDIRLIEVTENICKRLLEYNLHKERTGSNRFAKGMSETFETLHNLVHKGVKVVMDIPYELWNETSAEVADLKKQCEVMVEEFEDVIEDWYRNHQEEDISQFLCANHVLKGKDTSCLTEKWAGKKGDGASSRPKKSKKKEGKGKKASKSKKSSKDKAGQEGEGEKPSPQEVSDQSEEQDEAKDAGKEAPLSHRPDEL